From the Streptomyces sp. Tu 2975 genome, one window contains:
- a CDS encoding isoprenyl transferase: MNLRDLVYRLYARRVEGRLDHAQVPKHIGVILDGNRRWAKASGGTAAQGHQAGADKISELLGWCAETDVEVVTLWLLSTDNFDRPEEELKPLLGIIENTVRNLAADGRWRVHHVGTLDLLPDHTQRVLKEAEQATAGVKGILVNVAVGYGGRQEIADAVRSLLLEHAEKGTSFEELAEIVDVEHISEHLYTRGQPDPDLVIRTSGEQRLSGFMLWQSAHSEYYFCEVFWPAFRKVDFLRALRDYAARHRRYGA; this comes from the coding sequence GTGAACCTGCGCGACCTGGTGTACAGGCTCTACGCACGCCGGGTGGAAGGCCGCCTCGACCATGCCCAGGTGCCCAAGCACATCGGTGTCATCCTCGACGGCAACCGCCGCTGGGCGAAGGCCTCCGGCGGCACGGCCGCACAGGGACACCAGGCCGGTGCCGACAAGATCTCCGAGCTGCTGGGCTGGTGCGCGGAGACCGACGTCGAGGTCGTCACCCTCTGGCTGCTGTCCACGGACAACTTCGACCGCCCCGAAGAGGAGCTCAAGCCGCTTCTCGGCATCATCGAGAACACGGTGCGCAACCTCGCCGCCGACGGGCGCTGGCGGGTGCACCACGTGGGCACACTGGACCTGCTGCCCGACCACACGCAGCGGGTGCTGAAGGAGGCCGAGCAGGCCACGGCGGGCGTCAAGGGAATACTGGTCAACGTCGCCGTCGGCTACGGCGGGCGCCAGGAGATCGCGGACGCGGTCCGTTCGCTGCTGCTGGAGCACGCGGAGAAGGGCACGAGTTTCGAGGAGCTCGCCGAGATCGTCGACGTCGAGCACATCTCCGAGCACCTGTACACACGGGGTCAGCCGGATCCCGACCTGGTGATCCGCACCAGCGGGGAGCAGCGGCTCTCCGGGTTCATGCTCTGGCAGAGCGCACACTCCGAGTACTACTTCTGCGAAGTCTTCTGGCCGGCGTTCCGTAAGGTCGACTTCCTGCGCGCACTGCGCGACTACGCGGCCCGCCACCGCCGCTACGGCGCCTGA
- the mgrA gene encoding L-glyceraldehyde 3-phosphate reductase, translating into MTDSPYYLADADRYGSMEYRRSGRSGLKLPALSLGLWHNFGDDRTLGSQRTILRRAFDLGVTHFDLANNYGPPPGSAELNFGRIFAQDFARYRDEIVVSTKAGYLMHPGPYGEWGSRKYLLSSLDASLKRMGLDHVDIFYSHRFDPETPLEETMGALASAVQQGKALYVGVSSYNAEQTAEAAGLLKEMGVPALIHQPSYSMINRWIENDGLLDTLESAGMGCISFVPLAQGLLTGKYLKGIPEGSRATQGKSLDPNLLSDEVVRRLNGLDDIAARRGQSLAQLAISWVLRDPRMTSALIGASSVKQLEENVAALAGAPLTQAELEEIDTFAVDTKGTNIWADRG; encoded by the coding sequence GTGACTGATTCCCCCTATTACCTTGCCGACGCCGACCGCTACGGGTCCATGGAGTACCGCCGCAGCGGCCGCTCCGGCCTCAAGCTGCCCGCACTCTCCCTCGGCCTCTGGCACAACTTCGGCGACGACCGCACCCTCGGCTCGCAGCGCACGATCCTGCGCCGCGCCTTCGACCTGGGCGTCACCCACTTCGACCTTGCGAACAACTACGGACCGCCGCCCGGGTCCGCCGAGCTGAACTTCGGCAGGATCTTCGCGCAGGACTTCGCCCGCTACCGGGACGAGATCGTCGTCTCCACGAAGGCCGGCTATCTCATGCACCCCGGCCCGTACGGCGAGTGGGGTTCGCGCAAGTATCTGCTGTCGTCGCTGGACGCCTCCCTGAAGCGGATGGGCCTCGACCACGTCGACATCTTCTACTCCCACCGCTTCGACCCGGAGACTCCGCTCGAGGAGACCATGGGAGCGCTTGCATCCGCCGTGCAGCAGGGCAAGGCGCTGTACGTGGGCGTGTCCTCCTACAACGCGGAGCAGACCGCGGAGGCGGCCGGGCTGCTGAAGGAGATGGGTGTCCCGGCGCTCATCCACCAGCCCTCGTACTCGATGATCAACCGCTGGATCGAGAACGACGGCCTGCTGGACACCCTGGAGAGCGCCGGTATGGGGTGCATCTCCTTCGTGCCGCTCGCGCAGGGGCTGCTCACCGGCAAGTACCTGAAGGGCATCCCGGAGGGCTCGCGGGCCACCCAGGGCAAGTCGCTCGACCCGAACCTGCTGTCCGACGAGGTCGTGCGCCGGCTCAACGGACTCGACGACATCGCCGCGCGCCGTGGCCAGTCGCTGGCCCAGCTGGCGATCTCGTGGGTGCTGCGCGACCCGCGGATGACGTCCGCGCTCATCGGCGCGTCGAGCGTGAAGCAGCTCGAGGAGAACGTCGCGGCGCTGGCCGGGGCGCCCCTGACACAGGCGGAGCTGGAGGAGATCGACACCTTCGCGGTCGACACGAAGGGCACGAACATCTGGGCCGACCGGGGCTGA
- a CDS encoding winged helix DNA-binding domain-containing protein — MTKKTADVTWPQANARRLGRQGLAAPGSPGLTSSAAVAGAMLGAHAQVLSAGELSVALRLAPGATRADVRHALWTDRTLVKTYGPRGTVHLLPTADLPMWTGALSAVPAGKNPWPDGVRMTPEQTDEVVAAVRDALAGEPLTVDELTEAIVDRTGPWAGERVVDAFQDKWPRWRQITHTAAHRGALAFGPNRGRNVTYTSPGVTPMDGRDALPELVHRYLRAYGPATPSDFARWLGAPPAWSGRLFTDLAAGDRIEEVTFEGAPAWVARGDAAFPDPEPARGVRLLPYFDAYAIACRPRDRLFPGAAHGRALAGGQAGNYPVVLVDGVVAGVWHQRRSGRRVAVTVEPVGEALERAAARAELAREAERVGAALEGRAELTVGTVTVGPHA; from the coding sequence ATGACGAAGAAGACCGCCGATGTGACATGGCCGCAGGCGAACGCCCGGCGGCTGGGCCGTCAGGGGCTGGCCGCCCCCGGGTCCCCGGGCCTCACCTCCTCCGCCGCCGTCGCCGGCGCGATGCTCGGCGCCCACGCGCAGGTGCTGTCCGCCGGGGAGCTGTCCGTCGCCCTGCGGCTGGCGCCCGGCGCCACCCGGGCGGACGTACGTCACGCGCTGTGGACGGACCGGACGCTGGTGAAGACGTACGGCCCGCGCGGCACCGTCCATCTGCTGCCCACGGCCGACCTGCCGATGTGGACCGGCGCGCTGTCTGCGGTGCCCGCCGGAAAGAACCCGTGGCCGGACGGCGTACGAATGACACCTGAGCAGACCGACGAGGTCGTCGCGGCCGTCCGTGACGCGCTGGCCGGCGAACCGCTCACCGTCGACGAACTGACGGAGGCGATCGTCGACCGCACCGGGCCGTGGGCGGGCGAGCGGGTGGTGGACGCCTTCCAGGACAAGTGGCCGCGCTGGCGGCAGATCACGCACACCGCCGCGCATCGCGGCGCGCTCGCCTTCGGCCCGAACCGCGGGCGCAACGTCACCTACACCAGCCCCGGGGTCACGCCGATGGACGGGCGGGATGCTCTGCCCGAACTCGTGCACCGTTATCTGCGCGCGTACGGGCCCGCCACACCCTCGGACTTCGCCCGGTGGCTCGGAGCGCCGCCGGCCTGGTCGGGCCGGCTCTTCACGGACCTGGCGGCCGGGGACAGGATCGAGGAGGTCACCTTCGAGGGCGCCCCGGCGTGGGTCGCCCGGGGCGACGCCGCGTTCCCCGATCCGGAACCGGCGCGGGGCGTGCGTCTCCTCCCCTACTTCGACGCGTACGCCATCGCCTGCCGGCCGCGGGACCGGCTGTTCCCGGGCGCGGCTCACGGGCGGGCGCTGGCCGGGGGCCAGGCCGGCAACTACCCGGTGGTGCTGGTGGACGGGGTCGTGGCAGGCGTCTGGCACCAGCGCCGCTCGGGCAGACGTGTCGCGGTGACGGTGGAGCCGGTCGGCGAGGCGCTGGAGCGGGCAGCGGCACGCGCCGAACTGGCCCGGGAGGCCGAGCGGGTGGGCGCGGCCCTGGAGGGCCGCGCCGAGCTGACGGTCGGCACGGTGACGGTCGGGCCGCACGCGTGA
- a CDS encoding cupin domain-containing protein, which translates to MDAIAKKPVNLTEALASFDDVYSPRIVARMNDYDVRVAHTLGDHVWHVHEDTDEFFLVLDGRFDIALRAADGTESTVELRKGDTFVVPKGTEHRPTSTGGSILMFEPSGTSSTGDRHEGELPGNVDSTTGHELT; encoded by the coding sequence ATGGATGCCATCGCGAAGAAGCCCGTCAACCTCACCGAAGCCCTCGCCTCCTTCGACGACGTCTACAGTCCGCGCATCGTCGCCCGTATGAACGACTACGACGTCCGGGTCGCGCACACCCTGGGCGACCATGTGTGGCACGTGCACGAGGACACGGACGAGTTCTTCCTCGTCCTCGACGGGCGGTTCGACATCGCCCTGCGCGCGGCTGACGGCACCGAGTCCACCGTCGAGCTGCGCAAGGGCGACACCTTCGTCGTGCCCAAGGGAACCGAGCACAGGCCCACCTCGACCGGCGGCTCCATCCTCATGTTCGAGCCGTCCGGAACGAGCTCGACGGGCGACCGGCACGAGGGCGAGCTCCCCGGCAACGTCGACAGCACGACCGGCCACGAGCTGACCTGA
- a CDS encoding A24 family peptidase: MDAALIVVAALWGAGTGLLCPRAAYRLSVGAGEPWRDACPAGHVYAGPGGGWFGGVCCAAPVPARLAAPLVTAAACAVLAAATGARPELAAWLVLAPFAVLLALVDLRVRRLPDRLTLPLAGAAAALLGVAGLSPGAGGAWTTAVLGGLVLGGAYFMLFWIHPGGMGFGDVKLALALGVVLGWYGWAVLFAGAFAGFLLGSLYGLGLVALRRASRKSTIPFGPFMLVGALAGVVLGALAAA, translated from the coding sequence GTGGACGCAGCGCTGATCGTCGTCGCCGCCCTGTGGGGTGCGGGCACCGGACTGCTCTGCCCGCGGGCCGCGTACCGGCTGTCCGTCGGGGCGGGCGAGCCATGGCGGGACGCCTGCCCGGCCGGGCACGTGTACGCGGGGCCGGGGGGCGGGTGGTTCGGTGGCGTCTGCTGCGCGGCTCCCGTCCCGGCGCGGCTCGCGGCGCCGCTCGTCACGGCAGCCGCGTGCGCCGTTCTCGCCGCGGCGACGGGCGCGCGGCCGGAGTTGGCGGCCTGGCTGGTGCTGGCGCCGTTCGCGGTGCTGCTGGCGCTGGTCGACCTGAGGGTGCGGCGGCTGCCGGACCGGCTGACGCTTCCGCTGGCCGGCGCGGCCGCGGCGCTGCTCGGGGTGGCCGGGCTGTCGCCGGGGGCCGGCGGGGCGTGGACCACGGCCGTGCTGGGCGGACTCGTGCTGGGCGGCGCGTACTTCATGCTGTTCTGGATCCACCCCGGCGGCATGGGGTTCGGGGACGTGAAACTCGCGCTCGCACTCGGCGTCGTACTCGGCTGGTACGGCTGGGCGGTGCTCTTCGCGGGTGCGTTCGCCGGCTTCCTGCTCGGCTCGCTGTACGGGCTCGGGCTGGTCGCCCTGCGCCGCGCGAGCCGCAAGAGCACGATCCCCTTCGGACCGTTCATGCTCGTGGGGGCGCTGGCCGGTGTCGTCCTGGGGGCGCTCGCGGCCGCCTGA
- a CDS encoding DUF192 domain-containing protein — protein MRRGRRWRDGTGTLTIDGRPVAEVEIAATYRTRRRGLLGRDGIEGGMLLTPCGSVHSVGMRFTIDVAYLDRDLRVLSVRTMPPGRVGMPRPRARHVLEAAAGALAEWGVRRGGTVGITVPS, from the coding sequence ATGCGACGAGGACGCCGATGGCGTGACGGAACAGGGACGTTGACGATCGACGGCCGCCCCGTCGCCGAGGTCGAGATCGCAGCCACGTACCGGACCCGGCGCCGCGGCCTCCTCGGCCGCGACGGCATCGAGGGCGGGATGCTCCTGACCCCGTGCGGCAGCGTCCACTCGGTGGGGATGCGCTTCACCATCGACGTGGCCTACCTGGACCGCGATCTGCGCGTCCTCAGCGTCCGCACCATGCCCCCGGGTCGCGTGGGCATGCCGCGACCGCGCGCCCGCCATGTGCTCGAGGCGGCGGCGGGGGCGCTGGCGGAGTGGGGGGTTCGGCGGGGCGGCACGGTCGGGATCACCGTTCCGTCCTGA
- a CDS encoding pilus assembly protein TadG-related protein: protein MSCSGTDDDGQATPLYMAAVVGLLFLVLVYLAFGQADVTRNGTQTAADAAALAAAQESRDQLELTDLLDDLEALLDGEVPAGTPDGCARAADFAGRNEAVADGCTPLNDGRWGFTVNVESQESMGDSIIEGTGSKHATARATAVVEPRCTFTPGQSAPAEPGEGDDEDEQKPLPGKLLCDSDEWVVDPEEPDLLPDMADLFTVRLAED from the coding sequence CTGAGCTGTTCGGGGACAGACGATGACGGCCAGGCGACCCCGCTCTACATGGCAGCCGTGGTCGGTCTTCTCTTTCTCGTCCTTGTGTACCTCGCATTCGGCCAAGCCGATGTGACCCGCAACGGCACGCAGACCGCGGCCGACGCGGCCGCACTGGCAGCAGCCCAGGAATCAAGGGATCAGCTTGAACTGACGGACCTTCTCGACGACCTGGAGGCACTCCTTGACGGCGAGGTACCGGCAGGTACCCCGGACGGTTGCGCGCGGGCTGCCGACTTCGCCGGCCGGAACGAAGCCGTGGCCGACGGCTGCACTCCGCTGAACGACGGCCGATGGGGCTTCACCGTCAACGTCGAGTCCCAGGAATCGATGGGCGACAGCATCATCGAGGGGACCGGCAGCAAGCACGCCACTGCTCGTGCCACCGCGGTCGTCGAACCGCGCTGCACCTTCACGCCTGGGCAGAGTGCGCCCGCGGAGCCTGGCGAAGGAGACGATGAAGACGAGCAGAAGCCCTTGCCGGGCAAGCTGCTCTGCGACTCCGACGAGTGGGTCGTCGACCCCGAAGAACCTGATCTGCTGCCCGACATGGCAGACCTTTTCACCGTCCGACTGGCCGAGGACTGA
- a CDS encoding DUF5936 domain-containing protein produces the protein MLGLALAAVIGVAVAGVFHGIRMYRAEARLPGDLAIALEVGATRTSYPGMAIDRLGMRWAPSVQRLMGPRRVDRVRRRLDMAGNPGGLTVDRYAARRAVYGVLGGLVAFGMLMNGQVVLAVLFLLYGLFWTDVLLRAAIARRRDDIERTLPDFLDVLAVVVSAGLGFRQALERVAEKYRGPWSDELRITLRQMDMGMGRREAFEQLRRRNESEQVSMFVSALQQGEELGAPIVDTLIQIANDMRRTDAQNARRKAAKAVPKATLIVTSFMLPGTMILIVAGFYYAADVDFGAIFGG, from the coding sequence ATGCTCGGACTGGCCCTGGCCGCCGTGATCGGCGTCGCCGTCGCCGGCGTCTTCCACGGCATACGCATGTACCGGGCGGAGGCCAGGCTTCCCGGCGACCTCGCCATCGCCCTGGAGGTCGGCGCCACCCGCACCAGCTACCCGGGCATGGCCATCGACCGCCTCGGCATGCGCTGGGCCCCGTCGGTCCAGCGCCTGATGGGCCCGCGTCGCGTCGACCGCGTCCGCCGCAGGCTGGACATGGCCGGCAACCCCGGCGGCCTGACGGTCGACCGGTACGCGGCCCGCCGCGCCGTGTACGGGGTTCTCGGCGGGCTCGTCGCCTTCGGGATGCTCATGAACGGGCAGGTCGTCCTCGCCGTCCTGTTCCTGCTCTACGGCCTGTTCTGGACCGACGTCCTGCTCCGGGCGGCCATCGCCCGCCGCCGGGACGACATCGAACGGACCCTGCCGGACTTCCTCGACGTACTCGCCGTCGTCGTCTCCGCCGGCCTCGGCTTCCGGCAGGCCCTGGAGCGCGTCGCGGAGAAGTACCGGGGCCCCTGGTCCGACGAACTGCGCATCACCCTCCGGCAGATGGACATGGGCATGGGCCGGCGCGAGGCCTTCGAGCAACTGCGCCGCCGCAACGAGTCGGAGCAGGTGTCCATGTTCGTCTCGGCGCTCCAGCAGGGTGAGGAACTGGGCGCCCCGATCGTCGACACCCTGATCCAGATCGCCAACGACATGCGCAGGACGGACGCCCAGAACGCCAGAAGGAAGGCGGCGAAGGCGGTCCCGAAGGCGACGCTGATCGTCACGAGTTTCATGCTGCCCGGAACGATGATCCTGATCGTGGCGGGCTTCTACTACGCGGCCGACGTGGACTTCGGCGCGATCTTCGGAGGCTGA
- a CDS encoding type II secretion system F family protein, which yields MNLPLVTLGVTLLGCVLAVLGVRSWSVGQAQRQALIDRMSQSGPLALESGRRRRFAGVDRRLRGTRLGRRIERSISATGLELTAGEYAVYVVAALLALYFVVGSVFAPFFGLLAVLIGVWGANGFLDWQRAKRTEAFISQLPELTRVLANATQAGLALRTAIGMAVEELDDPAREELRRVADQLALGRSLDDALGDLAERLPSRELTVLVSTLILSNRAGGTIVTSLRNLTETLEERKETRREVTTLLSQVKVTAVAVPVLGLGFLLVVNGMRDGALEDMTGALGGRIAVLIAAGLYALGFILINRLTRVRI from the coding sequence ATGAACCTGCCCCTGGTGACACTCGGCGTCACGCTGCTCGGCTGCGTACTCGCCGTCCTCGGCGTGCGCTCCTGGTCGGTGGGCCAGGCGCAACGCCAAGCCCTGATCGACCGTATGTCGCAGTCAGGACCGCTCGCCCTCGAGAGCGGCCGCCGGCGCCGTTTCGCGGGAGTGGACCGAAGACTGCGCGGCACCCGACTCGGCCGGCGCATCGAGCGGAGCATCTCCGCGACCGGCCTGGAACTGACCGCCGGGGAGTACGCCGTCTACGTCGTGGCCGCCCTGCTGGCGCTCTACTTCGTCGTCGGCTCGGTGTTCGCGCCCTTCTTCGGGCTGCTCGCCGTCCTGATCGGCGTCTGGGGCGCGAACGGCTTCCTCGACTGGCAGCGGGCCAAACGCACCGAGGCGTTCATCAGCCAGCTCCCCGAACTCACCCGGGTGCTCGCCAACGCCACCCAGGCCGGGCTCGCCCTGCGCACCGCGATCGGCATGGCCGTGGAGGAGCTCGACGACCCGGCGCGCGAGGAACTGCGCCGCGTCGCCGACCAACTGGCCCTCGGCCGCTCCCTCGACGACGCGCTCGGCGACCTCGCCGAACGCCTCCCGTCACGCGAACTCACCGTGCTGGTGTCCACCCTGATCCTGTCCAACCGGGCGGGCGGCACCATCGTCACCTCGCTGCGCAACCTCACCGAGACCCTGGAGGAACGCAAGGAGACCCGGCGCGAGGTCACCACGCTCCTCTCCCAGGTCAAGGTGACGGCGGTGGCCGTCCCGGTCCTCGGCCTCGGCTTCCTGCTCGTCGTCAACGGCATGCGGGACGGGGCACTGGAGGACATGACCGGCGCACTCGGCGGCCGCATCGCCGTACTGATCGCCGCCGGGCTGTACGCGCTCGGCTTCATCCTCATCAACCGGCTCACCCGCGTCCGCATCTGA
- a CDS encoding CpaF family protein, with amino-acid sequence MSLRARIQRIDGPEPANGQSEESRLVGVYRAKLLEEIDLAEMSTLAAAERRVRLERVLGHIISREGPVLSTGERSHLVRRVVDEALGLGILEPLLEDASISEIMVNGPEQVFVERDGRLEQLPLRFSSTEQLMQTIERIVSTVNRRVDEANPMVDARLPSGERVNVIIPPLSLTGPVLTIRRFPRAYTLQEMIGLGSLDEHILMLLAGLVRAKFNVIVSGATGTGKTTLLNALSGLIPDGERIVTIEDSAELRLQQTHVITLESRPANVEGKGRITIRDLVRNSLRMRPDRIIVGEVRGGETLDMLQAMSTGHDGSLATVHANSAEDALMRLQTLSSMSEVELPFVAIHDQINSAVDVIVQLTRHADGSRRITEIAVVDSYGREDYRFVTVCRFEAEPPAGDGRVNGRFRYFPLPRRVAERLYMAGEAIPPAFGVGESQLELATRVPRGLSPVPDPRTGHSPEGHRPR; translated from the coding sequence ATGAGCCTGCGCGCACGCATCCAGCGCATCGACGGCCCCGAGCCGGCGAACGGCCAGAGCGAGGAGAGCCGGCTCGTCGGCGTCTACCGCGCCAAGCTCCTCGAGGAGATCGACCTCGCCGAGATGTCCACCCTCGCCGCCGCCGAACGCCGCGTCCGCCTGGAGCGCGTACTCGGCCACATCATCAGCCGCGAGGGCCCCGTCCTGTCCACCGGCGAGCGCTCCCACCTCGTCCGGCGGGTCGTCGACGAGGCGCTCGGCCTCGGCATCCTCGAACCGCTCCTCGAGGACGCGTCCATCAGCGAGATCATGGTGAACGGCCCCGAACAGGTCTTCGTCGAACGGGACGGTCGGCTGGAGCAGTTGCCGCTGCGGTTCTCCTCCACCGAGCAGCTGATGCAGACCATCGAGCGCATCGTCTCCACCGTCAACCGCCGTGTCGACGAGGCGAACCCCATGGTCGACGCCCGGCTCCCCAGCGGGGAGCGCGTCAACGTCATCATCCCGCCGCTCTCCCTGACCGGCCCGGTGCTGACCATCCGCCGCTTCCCGCGCGCCTACACCCTCCAGGAGATGATCGGCCTCGGGTCCCTGGACGAGCACATCCTGATGCTGCTCGCGGGCCTGGTGCGCGCCAAGTTCAACGTGATCGTCTCCGGGGCGACCGGCACCGGCAAGACCACCCTCCTCAACGCCCTGTCCGGCCTCATCCCGGACGGCGAACGCATCGTCACCATCGAGGACTCCGCCGAACTCCGGCTCCAGCAGACCCATGTGATCACCCTGGAGTCCCGCCCCGCCAACGTCGAGGGCAAGGGCCGCATCACCATCCGCGACCTCGTACGCAACTCCCTGCGCATGCGCCCCGACCGCATCATCGTCGGCGAGGTCCGCGGCGGGGAGACCCTCGACATGCTCCAGGCCATGTCCACCGGCCACGACGGCTCGCTCGCCACCGTCCACGCCAACAGCGCGGAGGACGCGCTGATGCGGCTCCAGACACTGAGCTCCATGTCCGAGGTCGAGCTCCCGTTCGTGGCCATCCACGACCAGATCAACAGTGCCGTCGACGTCATCGTCCAGCTCACCCGGCACGCGGACGGGTCACGCCGGATCACCGAGATCGCCGTCGTCGACTCGTACGGCCGCGAGGACTACCGTTTCGTGACCGTCTGCCGCTTCGAGGCGGAACCGCCGGCCGGGGACGGGCGCGTGAACGGCAGGTTCCGGTACTTCCCGCTGCCCCGGCGGGTCGCGGAGCGCCTCTACATGGCGGGCGAGGCGATCCCGCCGGCGTTCGGCGTCGGCGAGTCGCAACTGGAGCTCGCCACCCGGGTGCCACGGGGCCTCAGCCCGGTGCCCGACCCCCGCACCGGCCACTCACCGGAAGGGCACCGCCCGCGATGA
- a CDS encoding TadE/TadG family type IV pilus assembly protein encodes MRRRDLRDDRGQSAVEYGGWLFLLLFVMTIAVQVGLAVYAAQQAGTAARAAARVAAQEEATTSPQAAGQQALSSWLDASVATSQDGDAVTADVTVTIPGVVPGISFGTVTKSATMPLDRESTR; translated from the coding sequence ATGAGACGCCGGGACCTCCGCGACGACCGCGGCCAGAGCGCCGTCGAGTACGGCGGCTGGCTGTTCCTGCTGCTCTTCGTGATGACGATCGCGGTGCAGGTGGGCCTCGCCGTGTACGCGGCCCAGCAGGCCGGCACCGCGGCCCGCGCCGCGGCGCGGGTGGCCGCGCAGGAGGAGGCGACGACCAGCCCGCAGGCCGCGGGGCAGCAGGCGCTCAGCTCCTGGCTCGACGCCTCCGTCGCCACCAGCCAGGACGGCGACGCGGTCACCGCCGACGTGACGGTCACCATTCCCGGCGTGGTCCCCGGCATCAGCTTCGGCACCGTCACCAAGTCCGCCACCATGCCCCTCGACAGGGAGTCGACACGATGA
- a CDS encoding pilus assembly protein, whose amino-acid sequence MTAPAPRIGDDRGQSLIEFTGMVPIILVTLAVLWQSALVGYTFVLAGNAADKAVAAGTRAEGGGAAACAAAAEEDLTGGWSAAVSCGPDGDLYKAEVSLEVPLLFPGVNLPITVTGRAGAAAEWRAGP is encoded by the coding sequence ATGACAGCGCCCGCCCCGCGCATAGGGGACGACCGTGGCCAGTCGCTGATCGAGTTCACCGGCATGGTGCCGATCATCCTGGTGACGCTGGCCGTCCTGTGGCAGTCGGCGCTCGTCGGCTACACGTTCGTCCTCGCGGGCAACGCGGCGGACAAGGCGGTGGCCGCGGGGACGCGGGCAGAGGGCGGCGGCGCGGCGGCCTGCGCGGCAGCCGCGGAGGAGGACCTGACCGGCGGCTGGTCGGCGGCCGTCAGCTGCGGACCGGACGGAGACCTGTACAAGGCCGAGGTCTCCCTCGAGGTGCCGCTGCTGTTCCCCGGCGTCAACCTCCCGATCACGGTCACGGGCCGGGCCGGCGCGGCGGCCGAGTGGAGGGCCGGGCCATGA
- a CDS encoding AAA family ATPase, giving the protein MTTRILPAVGDPDAARSIVSLLGRLPDAEPAPPVGDSTSLVDMLARLAAESLDELPEVVLVHERIGPLPALELIRDVALRFPAVGVVLVTADTGPGLYSAAMDSGARGLVALPLVYEELAQRVQAAAGWAAGVRRHLGHGPEAAYGGPGGTVVTVSGAKGGVGTTVTAIQLALASAASGHSVALVDLDLQGGDVASYLDVQFRRSIVDLAAIRDIGARVLQDAVFSHETGVALLLAPAEGERAEDVSDRLVRQTLGALRQRYEMVVVDCGTQVNTANAAAIESADTTLLLTLPDVVTVRATKRMVRLWDRLQIRKAEETITVVNRHTRTTEIQPPLVSKITSTRVARTAIPANFKELQGAVDAGRMQDLEAKSSVRQAMWALAGELGLVKDVQGDAKQNRFGAGRRHGRAK; this is encoded by the coding sequence ATGACGACGCGTATCCTCCCCGCCGTCGGCGACCCCGACGCCGCCCGGTCCATCGTCAGCCTTCTGGGCCGGCTCCCCGACGCGGAACCGGCACCGCCGGTCGGCGACTCGACCTCGCTGGTCGACATGCTGGCCCGGCTCGCCGCGGAGTCGCTCGACGAACTACCGGAAGTCGTCCTGGTCCACGAGCGCATCGGGCCGCTGCCCGCCCTCGAGCTGATCCGGGACGTCGCCCTGCGTTTCCCGGCCGTCGGCGTCGTGCTCGTCACCGCCGACACCGGCCCGGGCCTGTACTCGGCGGCCATGGACTCCGGCGCCCGCGGCCTCGTCGCCCTGCCTCTCGTGTACGAGGAACTGGCGCAGCGCGTCCAGGCGGCGGCCGGCTGGGCGGCGGGCGTACGCCGGCACCTCGGCCACGGTCCGGAGGCGGCGTACGGCGGGCCGGGCGGCACCGTCGTCACCGTGAGCGGCGCCAAGGGCGGCGTCGGCACGACCGTCACGGCGATCCAGCTCGCCCTGGCGTCGGCGGCGTCCGGTCACTCCGTCGCCCTCGTCGACCTCGACCTCCAGGGCGGTGACGTCGCCTCGTACCTGGACGTCCAGTTCCGCCGCTCCATCGTGGACCTCGCCGCCATCCGGGACATCGGCGCCAGGGTCCTCCAGGACGCCGTCTTCAGCCACGAGACGGGCGTGGCCCTGCTTCTCGCCCCGGCGGAGGGCGAACGCGCGGAGGACGTCAGCGACCGGCTCGTCCGGCAGACCCTCGGCGCACTGCGCCAGCGTTACGAGATGGTCGTCGTCGACTGCGGCACGCAGGTCAACACCGCCAACGCCGCCGCGATCGAGTCGGCCGACACCACCCTGCTGCTGACCCTGCCGGACGTGGTGACCGTACGGGCCACCAAGCGGATGGTGCGGCTCTGGGACCGGCTCCAGATCCGTAAGGCGGAGGAGACGATCACCGTCGTCAACCGCCACACGCGGACGACGGAGATCCAGCCGCCGCTCGTCTCGAAGATCACCTCCACGAGGGTGGCACGCACGGCGATCCCGGCGAACTTCAAGGAGCTCCAGGGCGCCGTCGACGCCGGCCGTATGCAGGACCTCGAGGCCAAGTCGTCCGTCAGGCAGGCCATGTGGGCCCTGGCGGGCGAGTTGGGACTGGTCAAGGACGTGCAGGGGGACGCGAAGCAGAACCGCTTCGGGGCCGGACGCCGGCACGGGCGCGCGAAATGA